The Acetobacter oryzifermentans genomic interval ATGGCCGCAGGCAGAATAGAGCCAAGGCACGCCTACAACATCGCCTTCCTTCACCCAGTCTACTTCGCTGCCAACTTGTACCACAGTTCCCACGCCTTCATGACCGGGAATAAACGGCAGATGTGGTTTTTTTGGCCAGTCTCCGCTGGCAGCATGCAAATCTGTATGGCACACGCCGCAGGCTATCATCTTAACCAAAATCTGTGTGGGTTTAATGGTCGGGATGTCCAGCTCTTCAATGGTTAATGGTTTGCCAAATTCATGAACTACAGCGGCTTTCATTTTTCCGGACATGATATGCTTCCTTATATTTTACAAACAGACATGAGAAATAAAAAAGGGCGAGGGGGAAGCCTCGCCCGTGTCATGTTTAGGAGCCGCCAAGACTTTTGACAGCTTCAACCATTTTGGAAAGCACAGCCTGTGCATCTCCAAATACCATTGTGCAGTTCTTCTGGAAGAAAAGCGGGTTCTGTACGCCGGAATATCCAACGCCCGTGCCACGTTTAATGACAAATACCTGATGTGCTTTGTAAGCGTTCAAAATAGGCATGCCATAAATGGGGGAGGATTTATCTGTTAGGGCTTCCGGGTTCACCACATCGTTGGCACCAATAACCAGCGCAACATCCGTTGTGGCAAAACTATCATTTATGTCATTCATGTCATAAATCATGTCATATGGCACGCCGGCTTCAGCCAAAAGAACGTTCATATGCCCTGGCATACGGCCTGCTACAGGGTGGATGGCAAACTTAACATCCACACCATCAGCAACAAGAATTTTGACAAATTCGTAAAGTTTCTGTTGTGCCTGTGCAACAGCCAGTCCGTAACCGGGAATAATGATGACGCTGGAGGCATAACGCATGGTGGTGGCGGCATCTGAAGGATCAACAGATTGCATTTCACCCTGCGGCCCTTTGGCGCTGCTTGAGCTATCACCAAAGTTGCTGAACAATACGTTGGTGAGTGAACGGTTCATGGCTTTTGCCATCAACACGGTAAGCAGCGTGCCAGCAGACCCTACAACCATGCCAGCAATCATGAGGGCCGGGTTGTTCATCACATACCCTTCAAGCCCAACGGCCAGCCCTGTGAAGGCGTTGTAGAGTGAAATCACAACCGGCATATCGGCACCACCAATTGGCAGTGTCATGCACACGCCAAACAGCAGAGCCATCAGGAAGAATAGATCCCGCGGCAGCTCCCCCATTGGGGTGCTATACTGCATGACTGTGAGCGCACCTAATACCAAAGCAATAAGAAACACCCCAGCATTGAAAACACGCTGTCCAGTAAAGCGCACAGGCTTTTTCATCCGCCCGTCCAACTTGGCCCATGCTATAATGGAACCGGTAAGCGAAATGCACCCGATAAGCGCACCCAAAACGGTAATGCTGAGGTGCAAGGGAGATGTTGGATCATCGCTTAAAAGTTCTACAGCCGCCAAACAGGCAGCAGAACCACCGCCCATACCATTAAAAATGGCAACCATCTGCGGCATAGCTGTCATTTGTACGGTACGGCCACGCCAGCCAGCCCATGCGCAACCCAAAACCAGAGCCAGAACAGCCAATACCACATTTACCAGAAGATGCGGTTTTGCGGCTTCTGTTATGTTGAAGAGATTTAAAAAAGTTGCAGCAATAACAAAGATCATACCGTAACCGGCTGTAACAATACCAGATACAGCCGTAACGGGGGATGACATGGCTTTCAGCCCGTAAATAAACAGGCCGGCAGCAATAAGGCCACTTAGGCCCACAATGTATTCAATAAACATTTATTGCTGTTCCTTTTTGGGTGGAGCTGTTTTTTGGGTGGGCCGGAACATGGCAAGCATACGGTCTGTTACCACATAGCCGCCCATCACGTTGCCTGCGCCTAGAAAAACCCCAATAAAACCAATAATCTGTCCGGGAATGCTGGTGGCGTTAAACAGTGCATCCAACGCACCCACAACCACAATGCCGTGGATGAAGTTGGAGCCGGACATTAGGGGCGTATGCAGGATGGATGGCACACGGCTGATCACCACATAGCCGGTAAAGGCGGCCAGCATGAAAATGTATAAAGCGATAATAAAGGTCATGGATGTTGCGGTAATCATGATGCTTTCTCCACTGGCGGGCTTTCGATAAACTGTTTGATGGCATCATTAGTTATTGCACCATCATGCGTAAGAGTAGTGCCTTTAATGACATCATCCGTAAAATCAGGCTTCAGCACACCATCATGCACAACCTGTTCTAAAAGGTTGTAGATATTCTTAGCATAAAGCTCACTCGCCTGTGCTGCCAGGCAGGATGGCAGGTTTGTTGGCCCAACCAATGTAACGGGCCCAATTTTTGTAATTTCTCCTGCTTTTGTGCCTTCACAATTGCCGCCATTAGGGGCGCCCATATCCACTACAACAGATCCTTCCTTCATGGCGGCCAACTGGTCTGCGTCAATCAGGCGTGGGGCGTGTTTTCCGGGAACAGCCGCTGTGGTGATAATTAAATCTGCCTGTGCGATGTGTTGGCTGAGTGCGGCACGCACTTTTGTTTTTTCTTCGGGTGTCAGTTCACGTGCATACCCACCAGCTCCGCGGGCATCCACGCCGGTATCGACAAAGCGCGCACCAACAGATTCTGCTTCTTCTTTTGTTTCGGGGCGCACGTCGTAGCCTTCGCAAACTGCGCCAAGTCGATGTGCTGTTGCCAATGCCTGCAACCCGGCCACACCCAACCCCATAACCAACACGCGTGCCGCCCGGAGCGAGCCAACGGCTGTTGTCATCATGGGTAGGATTTTTTGCATATGCACGCAGCCCAGTAATGGAGCGTAATATCCGGCTAACGCGGCTTGGCTGGAAAGAGCATCCATAGCCTGTGCCCGGCTGATGCGTGGAATAAGCTCCATGGCAAATGTGGTGATCTTGCTATCGCGCAAAGCCTTTACCAGATCAGGCTGGGTTTTGGCGTAAATGAAAGACACCAGCAAACTGCCGGCTTTCATTTTTTTTATCGTCTCCACGCAGGGCGGCTGCACAGCCAGCACAATATCTGCGTCTTCCAGAAGTTTTTGCGGATCTGCTTCTGTGGCAACGCCAGCCTGTGTGTATGCTGCATCCGTATAGGTTGCTGCGGCTCCTCCACCTTGCTCCAGAACCAGTGAGGCTCCAAGTTTGGCAATGCGCTGGGCGACTGAGGGAATCATGGCAACCCGTCTTTCATCGGTTGCCGTTTCCTTCAGAATTGCAATTTTAAGTGTCACGGTCTGTTCCAAACTCTGTTGTAAAAGTTGGGCAAAGGTCAGAACAGGTTTTGCATCCTGCCTGAGGCACGAAAATTATGACACTACGGCGCGTAGGGGTGCTGCAATGATGTGTATCAAAAACGTGGTCATAGTGTTCAAATAATTTGTTGTATTTTTGTTTAATGCTGGCACATCCCGTGTTCCGTATGTCGTGCGCTTAAACGGTTAACCACGGCATCGGGTTTCTGTGTCGGGCGGGTATCAAGGTTTTTGGGGCAGAAAAAGCTGCGGGGCGTATAATCACTGGGGCAGATGCCCATGGCGGGCAATTCCATTTGGTTGCGTAATGGTCTAGGGTCTGCCGCCATCAGGCCATATATATGGCCGACATATATACAAGATCAAAAGCAGGTGGATTATGGGATATCGGGTTGCTGTTGTAGGCGCGACTGGAGCCGTGGGGCGTGAAATCCTCAAAACACTGGCTGAGCGGGAATTTCCGGTGGATGAAATTGTAGCGCTGGCCTCACCCCGTTCTACCGGGCGGGAAGTTTCGTTTGGAGATCGGGTTCTGAAAGTGCAGAACCTTGAAACATTTGATTTTACCGGTTGGGATGTTGGCCTGTTTTCTCCCGGTGGGTCTGTGTCTGCAAAATATGCACCCATTGCCGCCAAAGCCGGATGTGTGGTGATCGATAACACCTCTCACTTCCGTATGGATCCGGATGTGCCGTTGGTGGTGCCAGAAGTAAACCCCAACGCCCTTAAGCAGATCAAGCGCAACATTATTGCCAACCCCAACTGCTCTACCATTCAGATGGTGGTGGCACTGAAGCCCCTGCATGATCTGTTCACTCTCAAGCGGGTTGTGGTGTCCACCTATCAGGCTGTTTCTGGCGCAGGTAAGGATGGCATGGATGAGCTGTTCGCCCAGACGCGTGGCACCTTTGTGAATGATCCGCCCAAGATTGAACAGTTTCAGAAGCAGATCGCCTTCAACTGCATCCCGCAGATCGACCGTTTCATGGATGATGGTGCGACCAAGGAAGAATGGAAGATGCGAGTCGAGACCAAGAAAATTCTCGACCCGGATGTAGAAGTTATTGCCACCTGCGTGCGTGTGCCTGTGTTTATTGGCCATTCTGAAGCTGTTGTGGCTGAGTTTGAAGAGCCCGTTGATATCAAGCGCGCCTATGAAGCCCTGCGTGAAGCAGAAGGTGTTGTGGTGCTGGATAAGCGCGAAGATGGTGGCTACGTGACTCCGATTGACTCGGTGGGGGAAGAC includes:
- a CDS encoding NAD(P)(+) transhydrogenase (Re/Si-specific) subunit beta — protein: MFIEYIVGLSGLIAAGLFIYGLKAMSSPVTAVSGIVTAGYGMIFVIAATFLNLFNITEAAKPHLLVNVVLAVLALVLGCAWAGWRGRTVQMTAMPQMVAIFNGMGGGSAACLAAVELLSDDPTSPLHLSITVLGALIGCISLTGSIIAWAKLDGRMKKPVRFTGQRVFNAGVFLIALVLGALTVMQYSTPMGELPRDLFFLMALLFGVCMTLPIGGADMPVVISLYNAFTGLAVGLEGYVMNNPALMIAGMVVGSAGTLLTVLMAKAMNRSLTNVLFSNFGDSSSSAKGPQGEMQSVDPSDAATTMRYASSVIIIPGYGLAVAQAQQKLYEFVKILVADGVDVKFAIHPVAGRMPGHMNVLLAEAGVPYDMIYDMNDINDSFATTDVALVIGANDVVNPEALTDKSSPIYGMPILNAYKAHQVFVIKRGTGVGYSGVQNPLFFQKNCTMVFGDAQAVLSKMVEAVKSLGGS
- a CDS encoding NAD(P) transhydrogenase subunit alpha; protein product: MITATSMTFIIALYIFMLAAFTGYVVISRVPSILHTPLMSGSNFIHGIVVVGALDALFNATSIPGQIIGFIGVFLGAGNVMGGYVVTDRMLAMFRPTQKTAPPKKEQQ
- a CDS encoding NAD(P) transhydrogenase subunit alpha; this translates as MTLKIAILKETATDERRVAMIPSVAQRIAKLGASLVLEQGGGAAATYTDAAYTQAGVATEADPQKLLEDADIVLAVQPPCVETIKKMKAGSLLVSFIYAKTQPDLVKALRDSKITTFAMELIPRISRAQAMDALSSQAALAGYYAPLLGCVHMQKILPMMTTAVGSLRAARVLVMGLGVAGLQALATAHRLGAVCEGYDVRPETKEEAESVGARFVDTGVDARGAGGYARELTPEEKTKVRAALSQHIAQADLIITTAAVPGKHAPRLIDADQLAAMKEGSVVVDMGAPNGGNCEGTKAGEITKIGPVTLVGPTNLPSCLAAQASELYAKNIYNLLEQVVHDGVLKPDFTDDVIKGTTLTHDGAITNDAIKQFIESPPVEKAS
- a CDS encoding aspartate-semialdehyde dehydrogenase, producing MGYRVAVVGATGAVGREILKTLAEREFPVDEIVALASPRSTGREVSFGDRVLKVQNLETFDFTGWDVGLFSPGGSVSAKYAPIAAKAGCVVIDNTSHFRMDPDVPLVVPEVNPNALKQIKRNIIANPNCSTIQMVVALKPLHDLFTLKRVVVSTYQAVSGAGKDGMDELFAQTRGTFVNDPPKIEQFQKQIAFNCIPQIDRFMDDGATKEEWKMRVETKKILDPDVEVIATCVRVPVFIGHSEAVVAEFEEPVDIKRAYEALREAEGVVVLDKREDGGYVTPIDSVGEDATYVSRLRVDPTVPNGLAFWCVSDNLRKGAALNAVQIAETMIALDLLPRHG